Proteins co-encoded in one Macrobrachium nipponense isolate FS-2020 chromosome 24, ASM1510439v2, whole genome shotgun sequence genomic window:
- the LOC135205090 gene encoding serine/arginine-rich splicing factor 7-like isoform X3 — protein sequence MPSALDCKVYVGDLGSGASKQELEEAFSKYGPLRNVWVARNPPGFAFVEFEDVRDAEDAVRGLDGRTICGRRVRVELSTGKSRGRFRGPPPRRGRPFHPEDRCYECGERGHYARDCYRYSRRYSRYSRSRSRSRSPRRKRSYTRSRSRSRDRSRSRTRDHSRSRERSRSRDRSRSRSRSRDRSRSRGGSRSRSQTRERERSRSHDEKGDRSRSRSPGQNGSPREEMNDD from the exons ATGCCTTCAGCATTAGACTGCAAAGTCTATGTTGGAGACTTGGGTTCTGGTGCTTCCAAGCAAGAGTTGGAGGAAGCTTTTTCAAAGTATGGTCCCCTGAGAAATGTGTGGGTGGCCAGAAACCCACCTGGCTTTGCCTTTGTGGAATTTGAAGATGTAAGAGATGCTGAAGATGCAGTCAGGGGACTTGATGGAAG aacaaTATGTGGTCGCCGGGTGCGTGTAGAACTATCCACAGGGAAAAGCAGAGGCCGTTTCAGGGGCCCACCACCTCGCAGAGGCCGCCCTTTTCATCCAGAGGACCGATGCTATGAGTGTGGCGAACGGGGACACTACGCCAGGGATTGCTATAGGTACAGCCGACGTTACTCCAG GTACTCGAGGTCCCGAAGTAGAAGTCGCTCTCCCAGACGGAAGAGGTCTTACACACGCTCTAGATCTCGCTCTCGTGACAGGTCCAGGAGTAGGACTAGGGATCATTCAAGGTCGAGAGAAAGGAGTCGCTCTAGAGACAGGTCTAGATCACGCTCACGCTCAAGAGATCGCAGCCGTTCTAGAGGAGGTTCTAGATCCAGGTCTCAGACAAGAGAAAGGGAACGTTCTCGATCACATGATGAGAAAGG agaCCGTAGCAGATCCCGATCGCCAGGACAAAACGGTAGTCCAAGAGAAGAGATGAATGATGACTGA